The following DNA comes from Sebaldella sp. S0638.
GTTCTTTCAACTTGTGGAGAAAACTGTAAAGTAAATATTGTAAGTGCAGGTAGGTGTGGTGCTGTAGCATACTCTGAATCAACTAAAACACTTGAATTTGATTCAGCAATAGGTGGGTTTGCTGGAGCAGGTTATAATACAAGAGAAGAGAGAGCTAAAGAAAAAGCATTGAAAAAGTGTTCAAAGAAGAGTGGGGATTGTAAAATATTAACAAGTGTTTGTAATGCAGGGGGTATATAATATATAAATATATTCTCTGAGAGTGTGTAATAAAGTCTGTAAATTAAACCGACTATAATAAATAATTTATTTAAAAAATATTGTAACTATTAAGACATAGTACATCATAAAAATGTGCATGTCAAGAAAACATCCTGTAAGGGATGTTTTTTAATATCCCTAAAGTGGAAGTCTACCCTCATACATTATGCATAATTCTCCATAAATAGAACCCCAATT
Coding sequences within:
- a CDS encoding DUF4189 domain-containing protein; amino-acid sequence: MKKFLLFITMLFTLSFIGSANTCNSQYCTCPNGTWVTYGQYCTVPNVEVEIKYYGAIAVNIETEKWSSAYNYPSSSSAKKKVLSTCGENCKVNIVSAGRCGAVAYSESTKTLEFDSAIGGFAGAGYNTREERAKEKALKKCSKKSGDCKILTSVCNAGGI